Part of the Halobaculum halobium genome, TCGTCAGTCTCCTCATCGCCGCCGGAACCGCGCCCCTCGGGCGACGCGTGGGCGACCGGTTCGCGACGAACGTGACCGCCGTCACCGGCGGGGACCGCGTCGAGGGCGAACTCAGTCGATTCGCGCGGACTGTCGGGCGGATCCGCACCGTCACGCTGCCAGACGAAATCGCCGATATCGACGGGTACGACCCGGTCGACGACGACACGAAGGAACTACTCGCCGGCGAGACGCTGCTGTTCCCCAAGCGCCTCTCAGGAGAAGCGCTCCACGAGGCGTTGCTCACCCGACTGAAAGAGGAGTACGACGTGGGGCACACCGACGCCGAGTTCGACGGCGACAGCGTGACTCACCTCGGTATCGGCCGCCGCATCGCGGGGATCGGCCCGACGCTCGGTCCGGGAACGCGCGCCGTCGCGATCCGCGCGGACCCCCCAACGGGGGCGGTCCGGGAGACATCGTACAGGTGTGGCGCGTCCCGGAGCCGCCCGCTCCCGCTTCGGCGGAGCCCTCGGAGGCCGACGACGGCTCCGCGGCGGCACTCCCGGCGAGCGAGGCCGAACGGATCGCGACCGGGGAACTGCGTGCCAGTGCCGGCGACGTGGTGACGTTGGCCGTCGACGACGACGACGTTTCGGCCTTCGACGACGACGGGACGTACCGGCTGATCACCATGCCGGCGAGTCCCCGTGCCGACCGCGAGTTCGCGTCGTTGCTGCGCGGTGCCGACGAGACCATGGCCGTCATCACCGTCGCTGCGGGAAGCGAGTTCGAGGGTACGACAGTCGGGGACGTGCCCGGGTCCGTCGTCGCCGTCGAACCGACAGACGGGTCGGTGGAGCCGATCCCGGCTCGCGGTCGGCCGCTGACGGCCGACGAGACGGTGTACGTGATCGCCCGACCGGAGGTGCTCCGCGAGATCGAACGGCGGGCGACCGAACGACGATCGGCGGACGGAACGGGTACCGCCGACTGACTGAGACGTTCGATCGACGAGACCGGTGGATGCGACGGCGCAACGCTCTTGATTGCCCGACGGCGACGAAGGGGTATGAACTGGAAGCTGTTTGCCGACCTCGCAGAGGCGGCCGGCGAGTCGGAGCCGACCGTCGAGGCGGAGGACACCGCGACAGTCGGGGAGGCGCTGGATGCGCTGTTGGACACACACCCCGCGCTCGCGGCTCGCGTGCTCGACGAGGACGGCGACCTCAGAGGGCACATCAACATCCTTCGAAACGGGCAGGACGTTCGGAAGGCGGAGGGACTCGACACGCCGGTCGACGCCGGCGACGAACTCGCGCTGTTCCCGCCAGTCAGCGGCGGGTAATGCGGGAAACCGTGGGACGGCGCCCCGGGGCGCCACCCTTTCGGAAGTCTTAATTATGTCCCTGCGGAATCGACGAGTGCGAAGCACGCGCGGATGGGTTGGTAGTCTAGTCCGGTTATGACACCTCCTTGACATGGAGGAGGCCGGCGGTTCAAATCCGCCCCAACCCACTTCTGACCCTATCACGAATCGACAGCCGGTAGCCTCTTCCTTATCCCACGGAGGTGAACGGCGGTGAGCCGCACCCGTCGCGTCGATTTGTCGGCGCTTCCCGCGCCGATCTGCACGGTCTGCGGCTCCCCGATTGGTGAGGACGATCAGCGGTGTCCGGCTCTCGATGATGGGAGGTGTTCTCCGTGAGCTACTGCCCGAGCTGCGGCTCCCGACTCGTTACACGGACGCCGTTTGGCAGCGGGATCCCGCGCCGCGTCTGTCCCGAGTGTCCTGGAGGTGACGAACGGTGAGCACCGACGACCGCCGCACGCTTCCAGACGCGGCCGAGGTGACGGTCTCCGACGCCGTCAGCGGCGACGTGCTCGATTTCGAGGCCGCGATGGGCGGTACCTCGTGGGACCGCGCCGACGGCCTGCACGCGCTCATCGAGCGGGCGAGCACCTACGGCTGGCGTGTGTCTCTCCCGGACGGAGAGGACGCACACAGCGTCGCCCTCGCGGACGAGAGCGGCGCGTTCGTCGGTTGGTGCGACTGCGAGGGCTATCACTGGAACGACGGGCCATGCGCTCATCTCTGCACGCTTCGCAAGGCCGCGTTCATCGGCGGCGAGACGACGACCGGCGAGCGCGTCCGGATCGCGTCGACCGCCGTCGAGGACACACCGTCAGGTGAGGCCCTACCGGACGGCGGCCACCAGATCGATCGGGCGCTTCGAGAGGATGCCGTCGGCGACCGCCGCGTCGGCGGGGAGGGTCGCAGATGACGGATCGGCCGTTCGCGACCGTCTCGGCCCGTCAGCGACGGCGGTTCCGGCGGTCCTCGCGAGCGCGCACACCCGAGGGCGCGCACGAACCCCGCGCTACCCCCTCCCCGGGGGTGTGTAGCGGAGGCCCGTTCCCCGTCGCCGTCTGCGTATTACACGAACACCAACCTGCTACACACGGAGGCTATCTGATGCCTCGCAACCAACAGAGTAAGAGCAACGACAGCGCGCAGTTGTCCGTCCGGTGCGACGCCGAACTGAAGGAGGACTACCAGGACGTGCTCGACGAGCGCGGCGACAGCATGAGCGACGACCTCCGCCGACACATGGAGGCCGTCGTTCGACGCGAGCGCGGTCGCGACACCTCCGACGAGTTCCGTCCCGACGACGACACACTGGCGCGCGTCTACGACGCCCTGCTGGCGTTCGCGAACGAGGACCTGAAGCTGACCCTCGACCACTACGACAGCGCGGTCGCCAACGAGGCCGACGTGAAGAAGGGGAGTCTCGATGCCTTCACCCACCGGCTCCAGCGAGAGGGCTACGTGAACCTGTCCGGCGACGGGCCGAGCGTCCGGCACTCGAAGACCTACGTCCGGGTGAAGCCGCCCGCGGCCGACCCCGACGAGTGGATCCACCGGCACCGGACCGTGGCCGAGCGCCGAGAGGCGCGGCGTGGGGGTGTTCCCGCCGATGACTGATGATCACAACGCGGGAGGTTCTCAACTCGCGCTCGACGACCATTACTGTCCGTCGCACGAGTCGCTACGTGCCGCCATCACGCCATCTGAGACCGGGAAATGCCTGCGGCTGGAGAGTCCCCACGGGACACTCTCGTGGGTTCTTCAGAGCGCCAACGGCAACATGTGGCGCGTTGCTGAGTTCAACAACCAGTGGAAGAAGACGTCCATCGGATTCGCGATCAATCGCGTGAACAGTAACGGGCGCTGGAACTGGAGCTACGTGCCGCTGTCGGACATCGAGGTGGAACCATGGGCGATATAGACGAATCTGGAGGTTCTCACCTGACCGCCGTGGACCTGTTCTGCGGCGCTGGAGGATTCAGCCACGGGCTCGCACTCGAATGCGAAAATCTCGGCTACGACGTGCGACTGATCGCCGTCAACCACGACGACGACGCGATCGCGACGCACAAGCGGAACCACCCGTGGGCCGAGCATCACAACGCGAAAGTCGAGGAGCTGCACCCGCCGAAGGTCGTTGGTGACGACGACGTGGACCTGCTCGTCGCCGGCCCGGAGTGTACGCACTTCAGCAGAGCCCACGGATCGCAACCCGTCTCCGAACAGCGCCGCGCGAGCCCGTGGCACGTCGTCGACTGGGTTCAGAAGACGCAACCCGAGGCGGTCCTCGTCGAGAACGTCCCGGAACTGAAGTCGTGGGGACCGATCGACGACGACGGGAAGCCGACGCGAAACGGCGAGACGTTCGAGGCGTGGGTCGACGTGATCCACTCGCTCGGCTACTCGGTCGACTACGACGTGCTGAACGCCGCCGACTACGGCGACACGACTTCGCGGCGTCGGCTGTTCGTCGTCGCCCGCCGTGGCGGTCGTGCTACCCACCCGGAACCAACACACGCGGAGTCGCCCGGCGAGGACCGCGATCCGTGGCGGTCGGCCGCTGAAGTGATCGACTGGAGCGACCGCGGATCGTCCATCTGGACGCGCTCGCGGCCACTCTCGAACAACACGATGCAGCGGATCGCACAGGGTATCCGCGACCACTGTGACGACGACCTCGCCGACTACGCGGACGTGGTCGCCGGGATCGGCCCCGACGACATCGAACGGATGCAGGAGGATGTCGTTTCGGTCGACGACCTACCCGACGCGCTCGACGAACGCGACGAGCCGTTTCTCGTGTCCGCGACGGCGTCCGCGGCGACCGACGGCGGAACTCGGATGGTGATGGGCCAGCAGTCGAACGCCCGTGCTCTCGACGCCGACACGGAGCCGGTGCCGACGATCGCGACGCGCGGCGCCGTTCACTTCATCGAAGCGCAGCCGTTGAAGCCGCGGAACCTGCCGGCTCGCGGGCTTCACTCGAACGCGACCTACGAGGCAGACGACCGGCCGCTTCACACGGTGACGGCAAGCAACCACGACGGGCACCTGGTCTCGCCGTTCCTCGTCGAATACTACGGGAACAGCGACACGGCACCCGTCGACGAGCCGTTGCCGACGGTGACGACGAAGGATCGGCACGCGCTGTGCGTTCCGAACCTCTCACCGCTGGGGCTCGGGCTCCGGTACCGGATGCTCCAGCCGCGGGAACTCGCCGCGGCACAGGGCTTCCCGAGCGACTACGAGTTTGTCGGCGACACGAAGGCGTCGAGGACGGCACAGATCGGGAACGCTGTCCCCGTGAACCTTGCCCGGGCACTGGTCAACGAGGCCCTCACGTCGACGGCCCCGAGTCTGAACAGCTACGGCAGTCCCGAGGAGGCTCCGGCGGATGACTGAGCCGGATGCAGTAGACGACACAGATATTCCTCAGTCGCGGATCCGCTGTCTCGGCTGCGGGAACATCGAGAACAGCGTGAAAGAGCACCGCCGGCACATGGCCCGTGCGGATCACCTCGACCACGGCGAGACCTACCTGTAGGCCCCGCCGGCGACTCCTTCTTACGGTCGCAAGTGATTAATTCCATAGCTGAATACATCACTAACAAGACTTGTAGGCAAAACCACCGTTCACGCGAACATGGGAGTGCAAACACTCCACGAGAAGCAGAACGGAACCCAGCGAACGTATCACGTCGTTTCTGTCGAAGACGCGACCGGCAAGACGTTCCCGCACACCTTCGAGGACACCGCGGACGGAATCGAGTACCGCGGCGCCGGTGAGCCCGGCGAGATCGACGAGCGCGACGACGCGCCCGCCTCGGCCGTCTCGACGTTGGAAGCGTACACCGGCGAGGAGCTGGGCGATGACTGACGCATGGACGTTGGTGTGGGCCTACGGAACGGCCGGCATCCTCGGCCTCAACGTCGGTGCGATGTTGGTCGCGAGGTTCCCGACAGACCCGCTCGGCTACTGGGGCGGGGTCGGTCAGGGGATCGCGCTGGCGCTACTCGCCGTCGGGATGCTCGGTCAGTATGTCACCCTCATCGAAGAGTCGGATACGGAGGGTATCAATGCCTGAGACGTACGAACAGGCCAAGGAGGCAGGCGTTCGGACGCCGGGCTGGGACTGCGCCAACTGCGGCCGGCCGGGCTTCGAGCACGAGATGGAGCAGACCCGCGACGGCGAGGGGCGGATCTGCTATCGATACATCTGTCCGGGTGGTGAGACATGACCTGCTTCAGCGGGCCGTTCATCGCCGCAGGGTGTGCAGCGGCTATCACGTTTGCCGTTGTAGTCACGCTGTTCTGGCTGATCATCGGCGCCGCGGTAACGCTGGCAGCGATGGAGGGGCCGACGTGAGCGAGGCCGTCGAGTTCGGCTCGAAGGCGGCTGCGGACCGCGCTCGCGAGGAGCACGCCGATCTCGTTTGTCCCGTGGACGACGACAAGCGGATGCGGACGGTCCACTTCGTCAGCGACACGCCCGACACGCTCCTTGACCGACTCCGCGCCGAGGCCGACGAGGGAACCGCCCAGCGCGAGGACCGCGGCCCCGGTCAGGTCGACCTAACCGACGCCGAACGCGGGCGCCTCGACTTCTCGAAAGGCCGGGCAAACGTGCTCTGGGCGCGCTCTATCAAGGGACTGGCCGCCCGCCACGGTGTGAGCGACTGGACGAGCTACGTCGACCCGACCCTCACGGTCGACGAGCACCGCGAGGTGATGGAGAACGCCGGCCAAGAGGGCGGCGGCGCCCGCGCCGATCCGGACCAGCGCGACGCCGACCGGGAGGCGAACGCAGCCGCCACCGAGCAGGCCGAAGGCTGCAACCACGCCCGCGGCCACTGCGAGCACGGCGACCCCGACGCCTGCGAGTTCCTCCAAGAGGCGTGTGGGTACTCGGAGGCGGAGGTATCCGACCTGCTCACGGAGCCGGACCCAGCACCCGGAGACGGGCCGACCGACGACGATGCCAGCCCGCTATCGCCGCCGGACGATCTCGAGGAGCGCGTGTCGGTGCGTACCTCCGGTCGGTCCGGGGCTATCTCAACGCGACCGACGCTGTCGCCGAGCACATCGAGAAGCTGCGCGAGTCGCTGGAGCACGCGAACGACGCGGCGCGGGCGGTGAACGGCATCCGAACCGACGCGGGGCTGGAGCCGATCCACTTCACGAAGCTGGAGGATGCGAACGCCGACCTCACGGATCTTGTGCGGATGGTCGCGACGACCTGCGAGGAGTGCCATGCAGACCACTCCGAACACGGTCACGACGTGACCGCCGGCGACCGCGAGGACGTACGAGAGGCGGCCGTCGACGGTGCGGGTTCGACGCCCGTCGGCGTGAGTGACGAAACCGAACGAGCAGCTACGGAGGCAGACACATGACACAGATCACGATCAGCGACCCGACCGAGGTACAGGCAGGCTACTGGAGCGCCGAGATTGTCGAGGATGGCGACCTCATCGCAGAAGCGCACCTCTCGCCCGATACGCTCCCGGACTTCGACGACCCGCGCGAGTTCCGTGAGTTCCTCGAAGCGATGGCTGAGGGCGTCGGTGCGGCCGAGCACATGGACCTATGAGCGGCCACACCTGCCCAGCCGACGACTGCGATTTCGGCACTGGCGAGTTCAAGACCGCGAACAGTGTCCGCTCGCACATCAACGCGATGAGCGACGATCCCCACGCCGACAAGGAGGCGCTGCGAGCCGAGCTCGAAGCTCAAGAGCCGGGCGACGAGGGGGGCGACGAAGGGGTCGAAAGCGCCCCCGAGGGCCCCGCTACCGAGTCCCCGGCCGAGGAGAGCGGGGAGAAGGGCGAAGAACAGGGCGGAGAGGGGCGCGAGAGCGCCGAATCCGAGGCGACCGAAGCGGCCCCTGAAGGGGGTGCTACCGACGACAGCATGGCAACCGACGACGAGTACCAACAGCAGCAGGGGAACAGCGAAGGCGAATCGAGCGACGGCAGCGCTTCGGAAGGCGATTCCGAAGGCGACGAGAGCGGCGCCGGAGGGGGCGCTTCAGGGGCGGAAGCGGCCGCCGCTGGGGGCCTGCTTGCCGGCTCTATCGGCGGGGTGTCCCCTCCACTCTTGCTCGGGCTGGCCCTTGGGGCGGTGCTCTTGGTGCTCCTCGTCACCGCCGACGGTGGCGGAGGCGAATCAGGCGATCCAGCCGGCTCAAGCGGCGCGGAAGGGGCGGAACCGGGGGGCGCTGAAGCGGCCCCTGAAGCCGGTGCCGGCGAGTCCGGGGGTGGTCTGACCGCATGAGCGACCCCGAAGAGCAAGCCGAATCCCCAGACGGCAGGGCTGAAGAGAGCGCCGACGAGGGGGCGCCCGAGGGGGCCGAAAGCGCCCCTGAAGGGGCCGCTACCGAGGGCGGTAGCGACACCGGCGACGAACAGCCGGACATCGAGAGCGACGAGCAGGCGATCGTCCCCAGCGACATCGACCCCGACGATGTTGAGGCGGAGGCCGGTGCCGACGACGAGAACGAGAGCGAGGACGCCGGCGACGACGCCGCCGAACCGACCGAGCCGGGCAGCATGGCGGACGATGCGAACCCGGATGCGTCGGTCGCGAAGGCTGGCGAGATGTACGTCTCGGTCGTCAAGTCCGTGACCAACGCCCAGATCCGCAAGCACGGCGGCGAGAACGAGCTGGGGCGCGACCACTTCGAGCAGTACGACCTCGCGGACCACTTCAACGAGACGATGGACATGATGGGCGTCGGGAGCGACCTCGAACCGCACGAGGCGCTACTGTTCGCTACGGTCCTGTCGATGGGCGACGGCCTCACTCGTGAGACGGACGTTCTCGACAAGCAGATCGACCGGCTGATGGAGAAGGCGATGGGCGGAACCGGGGGTGAGGCGGCCGCATGAGGGGGATCAGAAACCGCGCCGTCCGCAAGATGATGGCGAAGCTCAAGGAGATGGGCGCGATCGACCACCTGACCGGCATCATCGCCGGCGCCGAACACGAGGTACTGACCGCCGCCAAGCGCCTGGAGGACGCCACCGACCAGGACGTGATCGGCGAGGTGCCGGCCGTCGAGATGCGCCGAGACTCGCTCGAAGCAATGATCGACGCGATGGCCGGCGGCTCGTTCGACGACCTCTGGCTCGAAAACGTCGCGCCCGAACTCCTCGACACCACCGACGGCGTCGAGGGGTATCTCGGCGCCGACGCCGACGAGTGGGAGGCGCAGATCGCCCGCTGGGCGGAGACGTACCGAGAAGGCGGCGCCGAGGGCTCCGACCGAGCGCTCGCCGACCACCACGTTCGGAACAAGTGGGGCGTGGACCTCGCGACGTTCGAGGATCGCGTTGTCGAGTTCGACGGAGGAGAGGCGGCCGAACGACTGTTCGCAGCGAACTTCCGCGCCGCCTGTACGGTCATCCACAACGCCGCAGACGAGCTGGAGGGCGACGCGGATGAGTGAGACCGACAGCGAACCGAAGGACAAGACCGACGTGTACCGCGAGCGGAACCTGAACGCGCTGCTGGCGCTCCGGGCGCTGAGTCTGCTCGATCAACACAACCTCGCATACGTGCCGATGGGCTACTGGCACGACACCGACGACGTGAACGGCGACGAGTGGGCGGTCGTGTGGGCCGACCTCCCCGACGAGGGACAGGCGGGCTGGCATGTCCCCACCGAGATGGTCCCCGACTGGCTCCCCGAGCGAGATCCCGAGTACGACGGGTACAGTACGCCCGAGAAGAACCGCCGGGTGGCGCTCGCGGCCGGCGTCGACCCGGACGCCGCAGGAGTTCGCGAGCCGTGACGCGCCGGCTCCTCGGCGCCATGAGCGGGCACGGGAAGTCCTTCGTCGGGCAGTCGATCATCGAGCGCAACATCCCCGAGTTCGAGCACGTCGCCGTCCTCGACTTCAAGGACGAGTACCGCGGGCTGGTGAAAGCCGGCTTCGCCTCTCACTTCATCGTCGGTCCTCGGGAGGCGTCGTGGTCCGTCAAGATGTGGGAGTCGTTCATCGCGGAGAACGGCGCCGTCGTGCTCGCCCGCTACAACCTTCCGCCGGAGGAGTGGCGGACGGTCTGTGCCCGCATCATCAAGGCCGCGCGTCGCCTCGGCGACTCTCTCACGGCCATCGACGAGGCGCACTTCGTCGCCCCGCAGACGGGGAAGGTGCCCGACGCTATCGAGGGGCTGGCAACGACCGGCCGCGGTGAAGGTGCGTCCTCGTTGTGGATCACCCAGCGGCTCGCGAAGCTGGAAAAGACGGTCGTCTCACAGTGTGACGAAACGGTACTGGGGGCGTTCAAGGCCAAACAGGACCGGAACCAGATCGAGGCCGAGTACCCCGTCGACGTACACAACCCGTCCGTCTCGCGCGTTCCGTCGCTTCCCGAGGAACTGCACGCGCCGGACGCCGGGCCGGTCCCGCTGCGGCAGTTCGAGGACGACGCGGGCCACATCATCGGCTCGGAGTGGATATTCGCGAACACGGCCGGCGAGATGGACCGTTGGGACACCCGCGGCTTGGAGATGGAATCGACACACTACGGCCCGGAAGGCAACCCGATTCACGACCCGAACCTCTGACCATGGCCCGAGAACGCACCACGCTGAGCGGTGAGGACGCCGAACAGTTCGCGGACATCCGCGAGGACCTGAGCGAGCACCGCCGCGGCGAGCTCTCGAACGCCGAGGTTGTGCGCCGACTCATGGAGATGTGGGAGAAAGAGCAGTCGCCCGGCCGTCGCTGATCACCAGCGACGCAATCAGGACACACGCGACGCAATCCCTGCGCAGGCCGCCTTTTTCGCCCCCTCTCATCGGCCCGGGTGTAGCATGGCAGACATGGCAGAGGCGTTCGACGCACTCGCATCGACCGAACTGTGGGAGTCCGTGGCCGCGATCTTCGCGGGCTTCATGGCCCCCACGGTTCTCAAGAACCTGACTTCCGGCGTCGCGCCGGACATGGTGAAGGACAACCCCGAGGTATACGGGCTCGCGGTCGCAGCCGGCGGCCAGCTCTCCCCGATGTACTCCTACGAGATCAGCATCGGCGGCGGCCTCTACACGGTCGACAAGGCCGCGGAGCGGTTCGACATCAAGTCGACGGTTCAGGGAGTGGGGGCGTAGATGACTGAAACGCTTTCCAACCTCGGCACGCGGCAGGTCGAGGCCACCGAGAAGACCAACGTCGTGGATCAGGCGACCTCGGTCCTCGGCTTCTCGCCCATCGACGGGATGGTCCTGGAGATCTCGAACATGGGCGGCGCGGGCTTCCCCATCCAGGCGAAGCTCCGCGACTCCAACGACGACCCGCTCCCGCTCGACACGGAGGTGACGATCCGATGGGACGCACCCCACCTCGATCAGCCGCAGGTCGTCTCCTACAAGCTCTCGAACATCGGCACGTTCCGCCGTCTGAGCATCAAGGAGCAGCAGAACGAGGAGTACCGCGACCGGACCCGTGTCGAACTCAAGGGCTCCGCGCTGGTCGTCGAGGACATCGAGAGCGTCGAGGTGTTCCTCGAGTCCTCGGAGCAGATCGACTGGGACAACTCGGAGTTCTACTTCGACGACAAGGCCGTGACCGTCCGGTCCGGGGGGGACTGAGCGATGGCGGACGAATCCGCCGTGCGCTCGCGGCTGAAGTCGGCCAGCATCAACCGCGACGAGTTCACCAAGGCGAGTTTCGACTTCACCGCCG contains:
- a CDS encoding ubiquitin-like small modifier protein 1 — its product is MNWKLFADLAEAAGESEPTVEAEDTATVGEALDALLDTHPALAARVLDEDGDLRGHINILRNGQDVRKAEGLDTPVDAGDELALFPPVSGG
- a CDS encoding zinc ribbon domain-containing protein, which produces MSYCPSCGSRLVTRTPFGSGIPRRVCPECPGGDER
- a CDS encoding DNA cytosine methyltransferase; protein product: MGDIDESGGSHLTAVDLFCGAGGFSHGLALECENLGYDVRLIAVNHDDDAIATHKRNHPWAEHHNAKVEELHPPKVVGDDDVDLLVAGPECTHFSRAHGSQPVSEQRRASPWHVVDWVQKTQPEAVLVENVPELKSWGPIDDDGKPTRNGETFEAWVDVIHSLGYSVDYDVLNAADYGDTTSRRRLFVVARRGGRATHPEPTHAESPGEDRDPWRSAAEVIDWSDRGSSIWTRSRPLSNNTMQRIAQGIRDHCDDDLADYADVVAGIGPDDIERMQEDVVSVDDLPDALDERDEPFLVSATASAATDGGTRMVMGQQSNARALDADTEPVPTIATRGAVHFIEAQPLKPRNLPARGLHSNATYEADDRPLHTVTASNHDGHLVSPFLVEYYGNSDTAPVDEPLPTVTTKDRHALCVPNLSPLGLGLRYRMLQPRELAAAQGFPSDYEFVGDTKASRTAQIGNAVPVNLARALVNEALTSTAPSLNSYGSPEEAPADD